TATACTGTCAGAAAAATATTGTTTGGTGTCCTTGTTCTGTCTGCTACCTTCTTCATGAGTTTTTCAGTTCTTGTGGCAGTCCCTAGTTACGCCATTTTACTCCTCTTTGACTGCTATCCAATGTGATTGGCGATGTTTTACAGACAACTTCCACGGATTTTAGAGCAACTTgccatcttttcatttttttttctgcatcTATTATGGATGATAATTGTCACATAGGGAATATGTAGTCTCAACCTCTTTAATAAGCACCTCTTTTTGATGGTTTAGGACATAATTAACCAGCTAGGGGAAGTTGTAAGTGAACTTTTTGTCCTAGTACGAAGTTTCATTTTCATCGATGTACTGCACAATTCTTTCACTTTAGTCCATGTCTTAACTTTTTTCTACTAGATTTTCTCTCCTACCTACTGATTCGCTGCCTTAGTTGCCTGTAAAACAAAAGCACGTACTAAGTACAGGGACTAAGTAGCAAAACACCCGTTGAGTgactaaaatgaaaagaacGTGTAGCACAGGGATGAAAACATTGCACTTCTCGTACACTTCTTGTACCTcttcgttctttcttttttcccttctctctttccctgaATGATTAGTAGTatggaaagaataaaaactagctttttatggaaaaaaatgaaaaagaagtacTGCCATTAGGAAAGGAGTCAAGTTTACCAACTCCAACAGTCGTCATTGAAGTTCACCTTAGTCAAAGTTGGCAATTTCACGAGGACTGCTGACACATTTCCATGCacgaaaatcatcaaaatgctTCCGTCACGCGAGAAAGCTTGAATACCTTGCACAAATAATGTTACCATGTTATGCACGAATATCACCATTCTTTTTGCCCCTAGAAAATCACTCTATCCTGAAGAACCAGTCCTCCAATTTTTCTCAAAGAGATCAGAAACCCCTTTAATTGCCTCCTTTCATTTTACTAGAATCGAATTGTTACGTCATAGAAAGAACTCAGCAGTTTGGCATACACGTAGCGCCAACATATGATTTGATATGAGTCCTTGTTCAGCATTACCAATCAAAAATATGATTGTGATAGCAGGTttatgttggtttttgttttaggATGCACCCTTTGGGTCTGAAGACAGCCGTGTCATTCCCCTTTCCTAGTAAGAATAGGGACATGACAATGATCGTTTTCTTTATAGTTCCATCGAGTATTTATGGTGTACCTCTGCTTCTGATCTTAACGCAACATCTTCTTATGTCTCTTTGTCCCTCTTTTCGAGTAGAAAATTTGTTGTGGTTAGCCTCTCAGAGAAATCAGCAGATGAGAAGGCTGCTGATACAGCTGCTTCACCAAAGGCGACACAGGTGAGCTTCACAACACATGATGCCTCGACGGAGAAGTCATCAAATGTTCTGTTGGGAAATATATCAAACGCTTACCCCGTCTATTCATGTAATTCCCTTGCAGCTTATTTAAGTTCTCATTTCTTGCCTGCTTATTGTATCTTCAGCATTTGCTTGATGCAGAATAAATCATCAATGCAGTGTACTTTCGAACTGACACAAGGATGACTTCATGCGTCTCATGTGAAATAAAGTGCAAgttatgtcttgagtttgagctttttaaaaatctgatccaGATAAGTTTTTAAGTTTAAGTAGGTTTCGTAATTTGGAtccatatattatatatacaagaagtgatttttggattttgccCAGCAGTGAGCCGCAGAGCTTTTGGCCATAACAATCACTTGTGCGGCGGGTTCCATGAATTATATCTTAAAGAAATTGCAAGTATTTTGAAAGATTCTATAAGAAAATGTGGTCATAATCTTTGATCTATAGTGGAGTAGGTGACATTAATTTCAGTGTGAGAATTATTTGTCTGTTCTATTTATCACTGTGTTCGATCTCGTCTTTTCGCAGCACATTTCACCTTCAAGTAAAAATAGCTAGGCCtcatatagtttttttttttttttttttttttttttttttctgtctgtCGCGATTCGCGACATCAATCCTTAAATTGTATGGTCCAAAGAAATACAACTTTATGACCATTTagaaaatttttgcaaatttatgGAAAAAGCTAATTTTGCATGGCCTCGTTATCTCAAAATTAGCATATTTCCAATGTAATCTCTTCCTAACGTAACGAAAGGCAATGCTCACGCTTCTCCATCCCACGAAATCCGCTCCTTTCAGTTGAACGGCAATGCATGCTCAAAGAGGATCACCCAACGAGGAGGCGCCACGTGTCTGCTCACGAAGGTGCAAGGATTTCTTGGCCCTATCCAAGTCGCCACGTGCCCCGGTATCCCTCATTTTTCTCCTTCGTCTATCAATCGGAGCTCTATATAAGGTGGCCGCTGAAAGTTTCTGTTCAGAAGATCACAATCATATCCATTTATCGGAGGAGAGTTCGATTCTGATTTTGACCAGAGAAAAATGGCTTATAGAGCAGCTGTAGGGTCATCTCTCATCTCAATTCCTATTAGCTTCTTCATTGTCAGTGAATGATCTTGGTTTTCTTGATGTGTAAATGATCTTGTGGCTCTAGGGCTATTGGCGATCGATGCTGAGCCGAGCGGGGGCGAGCCACCGGTCGTTCGCAACGGCCACCAAACCCAAGATGTTCGCTGCGACCGCCGGTGCCACACACTCCGATCACCACCACGAGAGGTTTGCTCGATCGACTCGATTCTTGAAATTGTCTTGCGCATGAGAGGAACGTGAACAAACAATCCTCATGACTCGCCCGCAGATGCTAATCAACCGTTTGCGCAGGAGCTCGCTGCTGAGGGGCGAGTATGCGCCGGTGGGGATGGTGTTCGCCATGTTGCTGGTGGCGATGACGATAGGGATGCACACGATGAAGCAGCAGCTGGCGCACTCGCCGGGAGTCCGCGTGAGCAAGAAGAAGCGAGAGACGGTGCCGGAAGTGGACGACCCAGACAGTGTGGTCAGGTCGGCCGACAAGTTTCTCAACAAGTCCTTCCTGAGGAAGGTGGCTCACATCCAAGAGAACAAACGCACGCTCCCCGATCCCGTCCGCGCCAACCCTTACACCAAGTACGTCTAGCAATGGTCATCTCTTTCTGTAACGATTTCATAACGAGATGATGAGTTCTGATCTAAGTTTAACTTGATGTCTAGTAGGCCTCGAGAGGCAGAGACGCTGAAAATGGCGGGGGTGAATCCAACACGTCGTTGAAGGAAAGGACCCAACCAGGCACATCTCAACCGTCCATTTATTCACCTTTAGTTCCCAATCTGATCTTGTACATAGAAAGCATTTTTGCCATTTATCTCTACCTCATCTGCTTAGGGTTTGAGCCCTTTGGACAATCCATTTGGAAGGTTGGCCCACGGTGGCTtcaaattttgtagtttttgaATAAAAGCATAGCTAATTATTCCGAGGGTTAAATCGCCTCATATCTCGTCTCGACGCGTGTTATGATGCATAAtacattttgatgatgatcatttGTGTGTATTGATGATGGAAGGAAGATGGTTAGAGTGATGTGCTGTTAACACTTTGCTATGTATTAGAATAACCCACAATGCGTTGGGTAGAAACTAGGGATGGAATTGAGTCAAACTACTCGCAAGTAATTTGGACTCGACATGATAATTACTTGGCAATGACTTGTTTGATTGCAATTGATTCAAGTCGAGTCGATTCGATCCCAAGTGAAAATATGTATACTCAATTGACCTCTAGCTCAGCACCATAGTATTGGCTTGACTCGCCTTGATAATGTCCCTCATCAGGGACGGTGCTAGGCGGATCATGGGGCGAAAGCGTGGGGATTTTGGTGGGCAAGCAAGACGGGTTAGTCTTAGCCCAAATCCATCTTGCTATAAATTGTTTGAAGTTATGTAGATTTATATGTATACTTAGTTTATGTAACATATTTAAAGTGGCTCTACATTGAATAATCACATTAATTAATTCTCTTATTTTAAATGTTTATGTTTGCTTGATTTGTATCTAATCtgctatatatataaaaatgagGCCGAGTCCATGGGAATGTGGAATTTTTAGAGTGGCACCCATGACAATATAAATAAAATCGATCAAGATAATGTTTTTATGCTCTCCAAACTCTAATATGTTCTAGCATAGATCAATCGGTGGATGATAAGTTACATGAAATTACGTAAACTATTTTCAATGAGTTATTTTGGTGAGAATAAGTGATTTAGTACTTTCATATAATGAATTTCAATTAGCCTTAACActccaacttttcttttttctggtctccaatttgtatttttaatttattgattattTAGGAATCTAGGAGTCCTTATTCAAGATTAAACCTCTTTCGCATATCCGTTTTTAGTATTTTGAAACTTATGATATCTAGGTATGAGCACTTTCAAGATGAAATTCTGGACATTACATTaacaaatctaatataatagcatttaaaagtataatgtgTGTGCTGCTGGGCCTTCACTGTTTTCAAATTTAATAAGGCTTTCTGTGTTTCGAATCTCACAAAATTTCATTCACtaaattgttcaaaaatatcTTGATCTATAACATAttttaatttcagatttttctgaGGTGAAATGATTCATACGAAAGCCTATTCTTTTACCATGTGAAAATTGTCTAATGTAGTAAAAACGGTGACCTATTTGTCTTCTCGATTTATTATAAATTCTTTCCTTTGGAATCTAACATGATTCCTTACAAACGTTGTATAGGACATCTATctctacaacatactcaaatttcaaaatgttttatgaagatttaaatgtcaaaatagGTTTTCTTCTGTGGTCATTGAGACTATTCAACGAATGAGATTTTGGGTTGTCTTTTGTGATTTGCTACTCTTTATACAAATGAATTAGGCTTGGATTCCTCGTGAAAATGTTATTTAACGTCttctctacaacatattaaatttttataatttttggaatccTTTTGATAAGGTGATGACTTTTATTTCGTAAAttgcttaaaaccatttttcACATTAGAGGGAGAGGAACACATGCCCAAGAAGTAGGTGGCTCTAGGGAGGGCTATGGACCCTCTAATCTCATCAAGCCATCATTGTAAGATCTTAGCATTTATTACACTTAGGTATGTGAATAGTGCGCAATCTTAGTAAAATGACCGAATTACCCTCTCATTCAACTAAGGACAAAGGGCAAGATAGGTAATGAGTAAGGAAATGACGCCTATGTGCTAAAGATGAGGGGAGTGATGTCATCCCCTAGCCTAGTCTAAGCCTAACCTAAACCCATGCACTCAAGTTTGTATCTCCTTATTAATActtacatttttcttcttcaagaagctttattttgattgattgagaaatgtTCTAAGAGATTGGATGGGATGGGCATTAATGGCAagatttcttcatctttctctctctcctctcattcTATTTGGTTCCTCTCATTCTATTTGGTTCCCACagtaattctctctctctctctcttctctcaatttctcttattttctctcACTTTTTCCCTCTCCCTGCCCTTTGGACGAATTTccctcatcctcttcctcatttcatgctcatttctctctcaatttcctCTCTAGACACACCGAAAACGGACTACCACAACCGCCACCCTTAAATCGCCCTTCACACCATCGTTTCTATTGTTGAGTTAGAGCTTTAAAGCCGAGGAAACTGTTGTCCAGCCTCTCACAgcagccctctctctctttgtctctctttATTCGTGGTTTGGACACCGCTAGCCTAGGGGAAGCCATCCGCTGTCAAGTCGCCCTCATAGCGCCGCCGGAGACGCTGTCCAGCCCACTCAGTGAGTTGTGGAGGCATGACAAACAGCTCACAGTCGCTATCCAGCCTTGCCACTCCTCCCCCCGATGCTTTTTGAAGCTTGGACTTGGGTGTGAGTGGCTTTCTAGCCCTTAATTAGGGTTGTTGTTGCATTTTGAAAGTAGTTTAGGATAATATTAAGGTTAAATGGTGCTTTGTTGATGTGATAAGTGATCATTGGGTTTTGATAGGTTATCTTGATATGTTATCGAGTTTTGGACGCTAGGTTATCAAACTTTGGATGATAAGTTGTCAAGTTTTGGATGATAAGTTAGTGAGATTTGAGTGATAGTTTATTGAGTTTTCGATAGGTTATCATGTTTAAGGCGATAAGTTATCGATTTTTACCAATAGGTTATTACTTCTTAGTTTGATAAGTTACATGATAAGTAGTTATGCAATAAGTTATTAAGTTATGACAAGTGAATTGTGACATGTTCTTATATTATGCCATAATAGGATGATAGACTATTATCGGTGATATGTGTCTTATGAAGTGACATCATGATAAGGCATGTTATTGAAATATGTTATGGTATTATGATatgttatataaataaaagatgaGTTATTGGATAGATTATGATGGCAATGTATTATATGTGTTCATTGAAAGTAGTCGTCATACATATGTTATGTTCATAGTCTATGGTCGATGTGTGAGAAAACCCCGAGCCTTCGAGACAAGATATACGATGATTCTTGGACGTGCAAGGAAGCATGTCGGATCATGTCTCTCTCTTGGGATCGATGATATTGAGACTTATGGTTCCCGAACCAAGTCTAGTACTAGATCGATGATCACGTCACAATGGGTCAATCCTTTCTTAGTCTCGGTGCGATACTAAGATATATCATTCGGCAAAGATCTCTTCAAGTGCTATAACTTgacacaaagggacacttaagtgccataacttacgaaaggtacacttaagtgccacattttaagaaaagtgggacattCGAGTGCCACCTCCGGTGAAACTAGCCGGAAATCATACatggcaattaaatattaatatttcttgccAAGGTGGCTCACCGGAGAGCTAACACAGTTCTAATTCAccaaaaatgacgttgttttaacataatttgaattttaatataatataaacattaattaaatttaaatttttaaaataataatataatttatatttatttaaaataatttttaaaaaataaagatgagAAGGAGGAAGGTAGCCCCGCCGCCTCCCCGTTGTCACCGGAAGGTGGGGGAGCGTCGGACACATCAACGTTTTGGTGGGATTTTGGCcaaattagcactcaagtgatccattttgctccaattttggcacttaaatgtacatttcgtaagttatgccacttaagtgtccatttctaCCAAATTGTGGCACTCCAAGGGTGTGCGTCTCCATATCGTTCCCTAGCTAAGTCTAGTACTAGGTCGGTAATCATGTCACA
This Eucalyptus grandis isolate ANBG69807.140 chromosome 7, ASM1654582v1, whole genome shotgun sequence DNA region includes the following protein-coding sequences:
- the LOC104453110 gene encoding uncharacterized protein LOC104453110 isoform X1, with translation MLKEDHPTRRRHVSAHEGARISWPYPSRHVPRRSQSYPFIGGEFDSDFDQRKMAYRAAGYWRSMLSRAGASHRSFATATKPKMFAATAGATHSDHHHERSSLLRGEYAPVGMVFAMLLVAMTIGMHTMKQQLAHSPGVRVSKKKRETVPEVDDPDSVVRSADKFLNKSFLRKVAHIQENKRTLPDPVRANPYTNRPREAETLKMAGVNPTRR
- the LOC104453110 gene encoding uncharacterized protein LOC104453110 isoform X2, which encodes MLKEDHPTRRRHVSAHEGARISWPYPSRHVPRRSQSYPFIGGEFDSDFDQRKMAYRAAGYWRSMLSRAGASHRSFATATKPKMFAATAGATHSDHHHERSSLLRGEYAPVGMVFAMLLVAMTIGMHTMKQQLAHSPGVRVSKKKRETVPEVDDPDSVVRSADKFLNKSFLRKVAHIQENKRTLPDPVRANPYTKPREAETLKMAGVNPTRR